Proteins encoded together in one Variovorax paradoxus window:
- a CDS encoding aminopeptidase P N-terminal domain-containing protein: MTSEDHKIYAERRARLASQLGKDGIAIVPTAPERQRNRDSDFLFRHDSYFYYLTGFTEPNAWLVLAGDGRSTLFCAPKDLEREIWDGYRLGPDAAPEALGVNEAFSVNDLDAKLPKLLENRSTVWFPFATHKGLETRVDGWLQSVRARVRYGALCPQEQHDLCGPLDEMRLVKDAHEQDIMRRAAQISAKAHIRAMQLSARMLREGKDVREYHLDAELLHEFRLGGSQYPAYGSIVAAGANACVLHYRADAAPVRSGELVLIDAGCELDGYASDITRTFPANGKFSGPQRALYDLVLASQDASAAATKAGNRFNDPHDAAVKVLAQGMLDLGLLDGNKVGSVDDVIDSRAYFQFYMHRTGHWLGMDVHDCGSYVEPTQVGEVSERKDPLSNEVIKNRPSRILQPGMVLTLEPGIYVRPGEGVPEQFHNIGIRVEDDAIVTATGCELISRGVPVKADEIEALMRA; encoded by the coding sequence ATGACCTCAGAAGACCACAAGATCTACGCCGAGCGCCGCGCGCGCCTCGCCTCGCAACTGGGCAAGGACGGCATCGCCATCGTGCCGACCGCGCCCGAGCGGCAGCGCAACCGCGACAGCGACTTCCTGTTTCGGCACGACAGCTACTTCTACTACCTGACGGGCTTCACCGAGCCGAACGCCTGGCTGGTGCTGGCGGGCGATGGCCGAAGCACGCTGTTCTGTGCCCCCAAAGACCTGGAACGCGAAATCTGGGACGGCTATCGCCTGGGCCCCGACGCAGCCCCCGAGGCGCTTGGCGTGAACGAGGCCTTCTCGGTCAACGACCTCGACGCCAAGCTGCCCAAGCTGCTCGAGAACAGGTCGACCGTGTGGTTTCCGTTCGCCACCCACAAGGGACTCGAAACCCGCGTCGACGGCTGGCTGCAATCGGTGCGTGCGCGCGTGCGCTACGGCGCGCTGTGCCCGCAGGAGCAGCACGACCTGTGCGGCCCGCTCGATGAAATGCGCCTGGTCAAGGACGCACACGAGCAGGACATCATGCGGCGTGCCGCGCAGATCAGCGCCAAGGCGCACATTCGCGCGATGCAGCTTTCAGCCCGCATGCTGCGCGAGGGCAAGGACGTGCGCGAATACCACCTCGACGCCGAGCTGCTGCACGAGTTTCGCCTGGGCGGCTCGCAGTACCCGGCGTACGGCTCCATCGTGGCCGCGGGTGCCAATGCCTGCGTGCTGCATTACCGCGCCGACGCTGCCCCGGTGCGAAGCGGCGAGCTGGTGCTCATCGACGCAGGTTGCGAGCTCGACGGCTACGCCAGCGATATCACGCGCACCTTTCCGGCCAACGGCAAGTTCAGCGGCCCGCAGCGCGCGCTGTACGACCTGGTGCTTGCAAGCCAGGACGCATCGGCCGCGGCCACCAAGGCCGGCAACCGCTTCAACGACCCGCACGATGCGGCCGTGAAGGTGCTTGCGCAAGGCATGCTCGACCTGGGCCTGCTCGATGGCAACAAGGTCGGCAGCGTGGACGACGTGATCGACAGCCGCGCCTATTTCCAGTTCTACATGCACCGCACCGGCCACTGGCTGGGCATGGACGTGCACGACTGCGGCAGCTACGTCGAGCCTACGCAGGTGGGCGAAGTGAGCGAACGGAAAGATCCGCTCTCGAACGAAGTCATCAAGAACCGGCCGAGCCGCATCCTGCAACCCGGCATGGTGCTGACGCTGGAACCCGGCATCTACGTGCGGCCCGGCGAGGGCGTGCCCGAGCAGTTCCACAACATCGGCATTCGCGTCGAGGACGACGCCATCGTCACGGCCACCGGCTGCGAGCTTATTTCGCGCGGCGTGCCGGTGAAGGCGGACGAGATCGAGGCACTGATGCGAGCTTGA
- a CDS encoding nucleotidyltransferase family protein: MILAAGRGERMRPLTDITPKPLLEVRGKPLMQWPMEALAAGGFTELVVNTDWLGEQISGRFGAEPQLGEQAALSISYSDEGRDFGGALETAGGIVRALPRLGDIFWVAAGDVFAPDFAFTQASVARFMAGGKLAHLWLVPNPAHNPKGDFGLSTEGLALKSAAEKYTFSTIGLYRAALFAAPYCNIPAGNPAGLKAPLAPILRAAMDNELVSAELYTGQWTDVGTPERLLQLNTPR; the protein is encoded by the coding sequence ATGATCCTCGCGGCCGGCCGCGGCGAGCGCATGCGGCCGCTGACCGACATCACGCCCAAGCCGCTGCTCGAAGTGCGCGGCAAGCCGCTGATGCAATGGCCCATGGAAGCCCTTGCCGCCGGTGGATTCACCGAACTGGTGGTCAACACCGACTGGCTCGGCGAGCAGATTTCGGGTCGCTTCGGTGCCGAACCGCAGCTTGGCGAGCAGGCAGCGCTATCAATTTCATATTCCGACGAAGGCCGCGACTTTGGCGGCGCGCTTGAAACGGCCGGCGGCATCGTGCGCGCTCTGCCGCGGCTGGGCGATATTTTCTGGGTGGCGGCTGGCGATGTGTTCGCGCCGGATTTCGCCTTCACGCAGGCTTCGGTGGCGCGGTTCATGGCCGGCGGCAAGCTCGCACACCTGTGGCTCGTACCCAACCCGGCGCACAACCCGAAGGGCGATTTCGGGCTTTCGACCGAGGGACTCGCGCTCAAATCGGCGGCGGAGAAATACACCTTCTCGACCATCGGCCTGTACCGCGCTGCGCTCTTTGCGGCGCCCTACTGCAATATTCCCGCCGGCAACCCGGCGGGCCTCAAAGCCCCGTTGGCACCCATCTTGCGCGCCGCGATGGACAATGAACTCGTGAGCGCCGAGCTCTACACCGGGCAATGGACCGATGTGGGAACGCCCGAACGGCTTCTTCAACTGAACACGCCAAGATGA
- a CDS encoding esterase-like activity of phytase family protein, whose product MTRLAPLSFIALAAAFACGNAAAQAAFPATLAGHAVLPAQSFVAAPKDAPADLQVSGKFTSGKRVEALGTVEGLSGGRGTGVSVPFKGQPLQGHSGIKKMDDGSFWILTDNGAGAKANSPDFMLYLNHYKVDFKSGKFNRLETVFLHDPDKKVPFRIVHEGTKQRYLTGSDFDPESFQFAGGATWIGDEFGPFLIKADLKGKVLAVFDTLVDGKAVRSPDHPAVTTPGAPRGAVDFQTKRSKGFEGMAASKDGSKLYALLEGPVWNADAKDYEKQDGKEALRVLEFDVASEKWTGRHWKYVLETNGHAIGDFNMIDGTTGLIIERDNGEGTSDKACPEGQKRTDCFHDIARFKRVYKVELNDANVGGAVRKIGYIDLLNIADPAKLARKPLDEGVLKFPFFTIENVDVVDATHIVVGNDNNLPFSSSREPNKADDNELVLLEAGALLQAK is encoded by the coding sequence ATGACGCGCCTCGCTCCCCTCTCCTTCATCGCCCTTGCCGCCGCATTTGCTTGCGGCAACGCCGCCGCACAGGCGGCCTTTCCCGCCACGCTCGCCGGCCATGCCGTGCTGCCCGCGCAGAGCTTCGTGGCCGCGCCCAAGGATGCGCCGGCCGATCTGCAGGTGAGCGGCAAGTTCACCTCGGGCAAGCGCGTCGAGGCGCTGGGCACAGTAGAGGGTCTCTCGGGCGGGCGCGGCACCGGCGTGTCGGTGCCCTTCAAGGGCCAGCCGCTGCAAGGCCATTCGGGCATCAAGAAGATGGACGATGGCTCGTTCTGGATCCTTACGGACAACGGCGCCGGTGCCAAGGCCAACTCGCCCGACTTCATGCTCTACCTGAACCACTACAAGGTGGACTTCAAGAGCGGCAAGTTCAACCGCCTCGAAACCGTCTTTCTGCACGACCCCGACAAGAAGGTGCCTTTTCGCATCGTCCACGAAGGCACGAAGCAGCGCTACCTGACGGGCTCCGACTTCGACCCCGAGAGTTTCCAGTTCGCGGGTGGCGCGACGTGGATCGGCGATGAGTTCGGCCCTTTCCTGATCAAGGCCGACCTCAAGGGCAAGGTGCTCGCGGTGTTCGATACGCTGGTGGACGGCAAGGCCGTGCGCTCGCCTGACCATCCTGCAGTGACGACGCCGGGCGCGCCACGCGGCGCGGTCGATTTCCAGACCAAGCGCTCCAAGGGCTTCGAGGGCATGGCGGCGTCGAAAGACGGCAGCAAACTCTATGCGCTGCTGGAAGGCCCGGTGTGGAACGCCGACGCGAAGGACTACGAGAAGCAGGACGGAAAGGAAGCGCTGCGCGTGCTGGAGTTCGACGTGGCTTCGGAAAAGTGGACCGGCCGCCACTGGAAATACGTGCTCGAAACCAACGGCCACGCCATCGGCGACTTCAACATGATCGACGGCACCACGGGCCTCATCATCGAGCGCGACAACGGCGAAGGCACGAGCGACAAGGCCTGCCCCGAAGGCCAGAAGCGCACCGACTGCTTCCACGACATCGCCAGGTTCAAGCGCGTCTACAAGGTCGAACTGAACGACGCCAACGTGGGCGGCGCAGTGCGCAAGATCGGCTACATCGACCTGCTGAACATCGCCGACCCAGCCAAGCTCGCGCGCAAGCCGCTGGACGAGGGTGTGCTCAAGTTCCCGTTCTTCACCATCGAGAACGTCGATGTGGTCGACGCCACGCACATCGTGGTGGGCAACGACAACAACCTGCCGTTCTCCAGCAGCCGCGAGCCCAACAAGGCGGACGACAACGAGCTGGTGCTGCTTGAGGCGGGCGCGCTGCTGCAGGCCAAGTAG
- the speD gene encoding adenosylmethionine decarboxylase, with protein MHGLHLTADLHDCQCAMQWLTDKEALGAVCLKAVTAAGLQPVGKLVHGFPATPQGPGGVTATVLLAESHLCIHTWPEQRGATLDVYVCNFGADHSAKAHALMECLVALFQPGLSERNELVRGQVGQVAA; from the coding sequence ATGCACGGGCTGCACCTCACCGCCGATCTCCACGACTGCCAATGCGCAATGCAATGGCTCACCGACAAGGAGGCGCTCGGCGCCGTTTGCCTGAAGGCCGTCACGGCCGCCGGGCTGCAGCCGGTGGGCAAACTGGTGCACGGGTTTCCGGCCACTCCGCAGGGGCCGGGCGGCGTCACGGCCACGGTGCTGCTGGCCGAATCGCACCTGTGCATCCACACCTGGCCAGAGCAGCGCGGCGCCACGCTCGACGTGTATGTGTGCAACTTCGGCGCCGACCATTCGGCCAAGGCCCATGCGCTGATGGAATGCCTGGTGGCGCTGTTCCAACCCGGCCTCAGCGAACGCAACGAGCTCGTACGCGGCCAGGTCGGCCAGGTGGCCGCTTGA
- a CDS encoding LysR family transcriptional regulator, translating into MSPELLPAIAAFARVAHHASFTRAAEELGVSPSALSQTLRTLERRLGVRLLDRTTRRVGVTELGQQLLKGAQPALAAIAQTVEGINEARDKPAGLLRLNVARASAELLLYPHLGDFAEAFPDITLELVCDNRMVDLVEGGFDAGIRLGESLAQDVVALPMGGPQRMVTVASPRYLAKRQLPKTPEDLREHQCMNYRLTTGGLYRWEYAQDGRVLDVEVAGPLISNDGDVLLAAARDGAGIAVAFEGSVRGDLDSGRLVPLLEPWWPTFPGFYLYHPSSAQIPRKLRVFIDFLQARHAPPPVSQRAVKLASVPRSRPPSPARRAK; encoded by the coding sequence ATGTCGCCCGAACTGCTTCCCGCCATTGCCGCCTTCGCACGCGTTGCGCACCACGCCAGCTTCACGCGGGCGGCGGAAGAGCTGGGCGTCTCGCCCTCTGCCCTGTCGCAGACCTTGCGCACGCTCGAGCGGCGGTTGGGCGTGCGCCTGCTCGATCGCACCACGCGCCGCGTGGGCGTGACCGAGCTGGGCCAGCAACTGCTGAAGGGTGCGCAGCCGGCGCTTGCCGCGATCGCGCAAACGGTCGAAGGCATCAACGAGGCGCGCGACAAACCGGCCGGGCTGCTGCGGCTGAACGTTGCGCGCGCGTCGGCCGAGCTCCTGCTGTACCCGCACCTGGGGGACTTTGCCGAAGCGTTTCCGGACATCACGCTGGAGCTGGTCTGCGACAACCGCATGGTCGATCTGGTCGAAGGTGGTTTCGATGCGGGCATCCGGCTTGGCGAAAGCCTGGCGCAAGACGTGGTGGCGTTGCCGATGGGCGGGCCGCAGCGCATGGTGACTGTTGCGTCGCCGCGCTACCTTGCGAAACGCCAATTGCCGAAGACGCCCGAAGACCTGCGCGAGCACCAATGCATGAACTACCGCCTGACCACGGGCGGCCTTTATCGGTGGGAGTACGCGCAGGACGGCCGCGTGCTCGACGTCGAAGTGGCCGGCCCGCTGATCAGCAACGACGGCGACGTGCTGCTGGCCGCCGCGCGCGACGGCGCGGGCATTGCGGTGGCTTTCGAAGGCTCGGTGCGCGGCGATCTCGACAGCGGCCGGCTGGTGCCGCTGCTCGAACCCTGGTGGCCGACCTTTCCGGGCTTCTACCTCTATCACCCGAGCTCCGCGCAGATACCGCGCAAGCTGCGGGTGTTCATCGACTTCCTGCAGGCGCGGCACGCGCCGCCGCCGGTCTCTCAGCGGGCGGTCAAGCTCGCATCAGTGCCTCGATCTCGTCCGCCTTCACCGGCACGCCGCGCGAAATAA
- a CDS encoding DUF4178 domain-containing protein, whose product MAEQPGAQRAYRAPCPGCGAPVEFRSAQSTHAVCPYCQSTVVRQGDTLARIGKMAELFDDFSPLQLFAAGRIQDKPFTIVGRLQYSNPGGRWTEWIAALDGDRTGILSEDNGAYVFALPFELQRDPPPPTDLRVGATSAFNGQSYTVSSNEQVALLSAQGELSHLPELGRSFPMVELRSGNGLVLSLDYSTHPPSAYLGRSVQLEDLQLTGLRDESAKDEKGRAFNCPNCGAPVTVNLADSKSITCGSCNSIIDLSHGIGGELKHAEQNEPVRPLIAIGSVGQLQGAQWQVVGFQHRMGTEPGDDEHFGWSEYLLYNKKRGFSFLVDAEDGWSMVKPTTGAPVMAENGSSATYLGKRFTQQYAYNAETTYVAGEFYWQVERGQKTFNRDFASGNSLLSMERSANELTWSSGSKLDSGAVSAAFKLDDKKDMFVRGDALPVSAASGLGCGTIILIAVVVIVLLIILSTCSSSSSGSRSSGGSYGGYSSGGGHK is encoded by the coding sequence ATGGCTGAGCAACCAGGCGCCCAGCGCGCCTACCGTGCGCCCTGCCCCGGCTGCGGCGCACCGGTCGAATTCCGTTCCGCGCAATCGACGCATGCGGTGTGCCCGTACTGCCAGAGCACGGTCGTGCGCCAGGGCGACACGCTCGCGCGCATCGGCAAGATGGCCGAACTGTTCGACGATTTCAGCCCGCTGCAGCTGTTTGCGGCGGGCCGCATCCAGGACAAGCCGTTCACCATCGTCGGGCGGCTGCAATACAGCAACCCCGGCGGCCGCTGGACCGAATGGATTGCCGCGCTCGACGGCGACCGCACCGGCATCCTCAGCGAGGACAACGGCGCCTATGTCTTTGCGTTGCCCTTCGAGCTGCAGCGCGACCCGCCGCCGCCAACCGACCTGCGCGTGGGCGCGACCAGCGCGTTCAACGGCCAGAGCTACACCGTTTCGTCGAACGAACAGGTGGCGCTGCTTTCCGCCCAGGGCGAGCTGTCGCATCTGCCGGAACTGGGCCGTTCATTCCCCATGGTCGAACTGCGCAGCGGTAACGGGCTGGTGCTCAGCCTCGACTACAGCACGCACCCGCCCAGCGCGTACCTGGGCCGCTCCGTACAGCTCGAAGACTTGCAGCTCACCGGCCTGCGCGACGAGTCCGCCAAGGACGAAAAAGGCCGCGCCTTCAACTGCCCCAATTGCGGTGCGCCCGTTACCGTCAACCTGGCCGACAGCAAGAGCATTACCTGCGGCTCGTGCAACAGCATCATCGACCTGTCGCACGGCATTGGCGGGGAGCTGAAGCACGCCGAGCAGAACGAACCCGTTCGTCCGCTCATCGCCATCGGCAGCGTGGGCCAGCTGCAGGGTGCGCAGTGGCAGGTGGTGGGCTTCCAGCACCGCATGGGCACCGAGCCCGGCGACGACGAGCACTTCGGCTGGAGCGAGTACCTGCTGTACAACAAGAAGCGCGGCTTCAGCTTCCTTGTCGATGCCGAAGACGGCTGGAGCATGGTCAAGCCGACCACCGGCGCGCCCGTGATGGCCGAGAACGGCAGCAGCGCCACCTACCTTGGCAAACGCTTCACGCAGCAATACGCCTACAACGCCGAGACCACCTATGTGGCGGGCGAGTTCTACTGGCAGGTCGAGCGAGGGCAGAAAACCTTCAACCGCGACTTCGCCAGCGGCAATTCGCTGCTGTCGATGGAGCGTTCGGCCAACGAGCTGACCTGGTCTTCGGGCAGCAAGCTCGACAGCGGCGCGGTGTCCGCTGCGTTCAAGCTCGACGACAAGAAGGACATGTTCGTGCGCGGCGACGCGCTGCCCGTCAGCGCTGCATCGGGCCTGGGCTGCGGCACGATCATCCTCATTGCGGTCGTCGTCATCGTTTTGCTCATCATCCTGAGCACCTGCAGCAGCTCGTCCAGCGGATCGCGCAGTTCGGGCGGCTCGTACGGCGGCTACTCGAGCGGAGGCGGCCATAAATGA
- a CDS encoding DUF350 domain-containing protein, which produces MGFEWLKPGVVLGSLVYALLGVLIFWLCFLIIDKLTPYDLWGEIVEKQNVALGLVVAAMSLGICVIVAAAIH; this is translated from the coding sequence ATGGGATTTGAATGGCTGAAACCGGGCGTGGTCCTCGGATCGCTCGTGTATGCGCTGCTTGGCGTGCTGATCTTCTGGCTCTGTTTCCTGATCATCGACAAGCTCACCCCTTATGACCTGTGGGGCGAGATCGTCGAGAAGCAGAACGTCGCGCTGGGGCTGGTGGTCGCGGCGATGAGCCTGGGCATCTGCGTCATCGTGGCGGCGGCAATTCATTAG
- a CDS encoding polyamine aminopropyltransferase, with protein MDAPASPARPAKGPQPVEIALLASVFVVAACGLVYELTAAALSSYLLGDSVLQFSTIIGTYLFAMGVGSWLSRYFERQLPAHFLRIELLVALVGGALPAILFLANAYVPGAFRLLLYGLVMVVGTLVGLEIPLVMRILKRNIQLKNLVSQVLTFDYLGALAVSVAFPLILVPQLGMIRTGLLFGFMNAAVAVWALWLFRHELRRIGAHALACFLALAALLGAFVWADHITTLAEDKFYQDRIVFSATSPYQRIVVTRGQLGHRLFLNGNLQFAERDEYRYHEALVHPAMAAHGAPKKVAVLGGGDGMAVREILKYPSVESVTLVELDPNMTRLFTEHETLAALNGHSLSSPKVKVVNTDAFQWLQQPGDVFDVIVVDFPDPTNFAIGKLYTNSFYSLLEKRLSASGYAVIQTTSPLVARKSYWTVATTIESVGLKATPYHAHVPSFGEWGYIIASRRPYRMPDALPSGLRFLAPSTLPLMFDFPLDMARVPAEVNRLSNQTLVTTYEQEWGKVMTH; from the coding sequence GTGGATGCTCCTGCCAGCCCGGCGCGGCCGGCCAAGGGGCCGCAGCCCGTTGAAATTGCGCTGCTCGCCAGCGTGTTCGTGGTGGCCGCCTGCGGCCTGGTCTACGAACTGACCGCCGCAGCGCTGAGCTCCTACCTGCTCGGCGATTCGGTGCTGCAGTTCAGCACCATCATCGGCACCTACCTGTTCGCCATGGGCGTCGGCTCGTGGCTCTCGCGCTACTTCGAGCGGCAACTGCCCGCGCACTTCCTTCGCATCGAGCTGCTCGTCGCGCTCGTCGGCGGCGCGCTGCCGGCCATTCTTTTCCTGGCGAATGCGTACGTGCCCGGCGCGTTCCGCCTGTTGCTCTACGGCCTTGTGATGGTGGTGGGCACGCTGGTGGGGCTCGAGATACCGCTCGTGATGCGCATCCTCAAGCGCAACATCCAGCTCAAGAACCTCGTGTCGCAGGTGCTCACGTTCGACTATCTCGGCGCGCTCGCGGTGTCGGTCGCCTTTCCGCTCATCCTGGTGCCGCAGCTCGGCATGATTCGCACGGGGCTCCTGTTCGGCTTCATGAACGCGGCCGTGGCCGTATGGGCACTTTGGCTGTTTCGCCATGAGCTGCGCCGCATCGGTGCGCATGCGCTGGCTTGCTTTCTTGCGCTCGCCGCGCTGCTCGGCGCCTTTGTGTGGGCCGACCACATCACCACCCTGGCCGAAGACAAGTTCTACCAGGACCGCATCGTGTTCAGCGCCACTTCGCCTTACCAGCGCATCGTGGTCACGCGCGGGCAACTCGGCCATCGTCTTTTCCTCAATGGCAACCTGCAGTTTGCGGAGCGCGATGAATACCGCTACCACGAGGCGCTCGTTCATCCGGCGATGGCCGCCCATGGCGCGCCGAAGAAGGTGGCGGTGCTCGGCGGCGGCGACGGCATGGCGGTACGCGAGATCCTGAAATACCCCTCGGTCGAATCGGTCACGCTGGTGGAGCTCGACCCGAACATGACCCGGCTCTTCACCGAGCATGAAACGCTCGCGGCACTCAACGGCCATTCGCTGTCTTCACCCAAGGTGAAGGTCGTCAACACAGATGCCTTCCAGTGGCTGCAGCAGCCAGGAGACGTGTTCGACGTCATCGTGGTCGACTTTCCCGACCCCACCAACTTTGCCATTGGCAAGCTCTACACCAACAGCTTCTATTCGCTGCTCGAAAAGCGCCTTTCCGCGAGCGGCTATGCGGTGATCCAGACTACCTCTCCGCTGGTGGCGCGCAAGAGCTACTGGACCGTGGCAACCACCATCGAGTCGGTCGGTCTGAAGGCCACGCCGTATCACGCGCATGTACCGAGCTTCGGCGAGTGGGGCTACATCATTGCCAGCCGCCGCCCGTACCGCATGCCCGATGCGCTGCCCTCCGGACTGCGTTTTCTGGCACCTTCGACATTGCCGTTGATGTTCGACTTTCCGCTCGACATGGCGCGTGTGCCGGCCGAGGTCAACCGCCTGTCGAACCAGACCCTTGTCACCACTTACGAGCAGGAGTGGGGCAAGGTCATGACGCACTAG
- a CDS encoding FAD-dependent oxidoreductase, whose amino-acid sequence MQRRDFLGVAGAAGALALAGCEAPLPIIEGGFTGIDMARGHAMRDGALKSQAPATVKRTRVVIAGGGVAGLAAARALRLSGVEDFVLLELEDTAGGNSRGGMVNGIACPLGAHYLPVPDDNAREVQDLLEELGLRRRVSGRWEYDERHLCHSPQERLFFRGEWQEGLLPVHDVGESTHAQYRKFAQRIEALQHAEHFAIPTLKVATTPELLALDAVPFERWLDSEGFGDPQLRWYLDYCCRDDYGAGIAHVSAWAGIHYFASRHGFHAPGSSGSVADSNLERDGVLTWPEGNGWLTKRLAEPLGDRLRTGQVVTRIADLRSGVEVDAWDAETKSLVRWQAERCIVALPVFIAARIVENAPEVLSNAAAHVRHAPWLVANVHLSGPLADRLGAAPSWDNVVYGTRGLGYVDARHQTLDPTPRGTVISWYRPLGPSRYDAPDGRSVLQERPWTGWRDDLLAELSVPHPDLPQLATRVEITRYGHAMAIPTPGLLARLGPAHRGPISAGRLSFAHADWSGYSIFEEAFTRGHVAGTVAT is encoded by the coding sequence ATGCAGCGGCGCGATTTTCTGGGTGTGGCAGGTGCGGCAGGCGCATTGGCGCTCGCCGGCTGCGAGGCGCCGCTGCCAATCATCGAAGGCGGCTTCACCGGCATCGACATGGCGCGGGGCCACGCCATGCGGGATGGCGCGCTCAAGAGCCAGGCACCCGCAACCGTGAAGCGCACGCGCGTGGTCATTGCCGGAGGCGGGGTCGCAGGCCTCGCGGCGGCGCGCGCCTTGCGGCTTTCGGGCGTCGAAGACTTCGTCCTGCTCGAGCTCGAAGACACGGCCGGCGGCAATTCGCGCGGCGGCATGGTCAACGGCATTGCGTGTCCGCTAGGCGCACATTACCTGCCGGTGCCCGACGACAACGCCCGCGAAGTGCAAGACCTGCTCGAAGAGCTGGGCCTGCGCCGGCGCGTGTCGGGCCGCTGGGAATATGACGAGCGCCATCTTTGCCACAGCCCCCAGGAGCGCCTGTTCTTTCGCGGCGAGTGGCAAGAGGGCCTCTTGCCCGTTCATGACGTCGGCGAAAGCACCCATGCCCAGTACCGCAAGTTCGCGCAGCGAATCGAGGCACTGCAGCACGCCGAGCATTTCGCCATCCCCACACTCAAGGTAGCAACAACCCCCGAACTGCTCGCGCTCGACGCCGTTCCGTTCGAGCGCTGGCTCGACAGCGAAGGCTTCGGCGACCCGCAACTCAGGTGGTATCTCGACTACTGTTGCCGCGACGACTATGGCGCCGGCATCGCCCATGTTTCGGCTTGGGCCGGCATCCATTACTTCGCCAGCCGGCACGGGTTTCACGCGCCGGGTTCATCGGGCAGCGTTGCCGATTCGAACCTGGAGCGCGACGGCGTACTCACCTGGCCCGAGGGCAACGGCTGGCTCACGAAGCGGCTCGCAGAGCCCCTTGGTGACCGGCTGCGTACGGGGCAGGTCGTCACGCGCATTGCCGATCTGCGCAGCGGCGTGGAGGTCGACGCATGGGACGCCGAAACGAAATCGCTGGTGCGCTGGCAAGCCGAGCGCTGCATCGTCGCCCTGCCGGTGTTCATTGCCGCCCGCATCGTCGAGAACGCGCCAGAGGTACTGAGCAATGCTGCAGCGCATGTGCGCCATGCGCCATGGCTGGTTGCCAACGTGCACCTGAGCGGCCCGTTGGCCGACCGTCTTGGCGCCGCACCGAGCTGGGACAACGTGGTCTACGGCACGCGAGGCCTGGGCTACGTCGACGCCCGCCACCAGACGCTCGATCCGACGCCGCGCGGCACCGTCATCAGCTGGTACCGGCCGCTTGGCCCCAGCCGCTATGACGCGCCCGACGGGCGTAGCGTGCTGCAGGAGCGCCCGTGGACCGGCTGGCGCGACGATCTGCTTGCCGAACTCTCGGTGCCGCACCCAGACCTGCCGCAGCTGGCAACGCGCGTCGAGATCACCCGCTATGGGCACGCCATGGCCATTCCCACACCGGGCTTGCTGGCACGGCTAGGGCCCGCGCACCGCGGCCCCATTTCTGCCGGCCGGCTCTCCTTCGCGCATGCGGACTGGTCGGGCTATTCGATTTTTGAAGAAGCCTTCACGCGCGGGCACGTTGCGGGCACGGTCGCCACATGA